TCAGAGTAAGTCTTTActcatacataaataaataaagtattaaaaatgaataatgttagatatttaaaatcaattcaatagctattaatttcaataataatgagGGTCAATAATTAgtacataaaatttaagttgGACCTCACATAGATAGTTAAGTTTAGGCAGTACTGTAATTTgttgtttcattttttatttcataagtAATGAATGTAAGTTTTTATTGTCTTCGACCTGATTAATTGTATTTACTGcagcaaattaataaattatgcaCATTATGAGTATCAATAATTGGTATAacactatttaatttattatatgagTTAACTTTTCAGATTATCAATAAATAGTGTACCCGAGTGATTCGCTCCataagttgaaattaattattaaatttgagaACTTAGTATTCTGAGTCAggaaatagtaaaatttttcaaaagttttgtcatgaggacaaatgcaatagctctatgaaatctactaaaaatccttttttaaaaagtttattgcGAATGTTTAGTCGTTTTACGTAACTTCTGTAACCTTTTGATTCGGTTGTTGATTAATCAACTGAGTAATAGCGGGATTTTTGAAGGAATGAGGGCGAGCAGAGAAAGTGATATGCCCAGTGgttaaagaaattgaaatCCTAGTCATGTCTCTtgtagtgtcaataattggtgccTCTACGTTAACGTTATATTACtagttataatatataaagagtataaaaatttaccaaaatcACCGTTCAACGATGACTTTTGGTGTGTTGAAGACAATGATTCAGTTCTATCTGGAAGTGTAGGCACAATGATAATTACTCCATCCTCTCTTGAAGGTGGCAATGATGTCGTCGAGTACACACTTGATGACCTCTCTGTCGAAGCTTCATCCAAATGTACCAAGTTCGACGTTATTGAGCtgtgttataaaaatattgcaatttacaatgataataaaaatatgtaagcaCTAGACATCAAATAGTTAAAGTCGTaagaaaagaaaacaaaaGTGGCTAATAAAAGAGAAAAACCTAAGGGTAACTCGTTTCTTGACTCTGCTTCCAAGATCTGAATAACCTCGATATATTTGACGAGGTTTCTGTTGTTTTGTATATCGTATCGTTTTAGATGTAGGAGAACTTGGTTCCGACAGTTGTTTGTCAACCAAAATCGGCTTAAGAACTGTTGTGACATTTGTTTCTTCAGTAGAAGTCGACGGTGAATGAGGCACATGACGAGTTTCCATTTT
The sequence above is a segment of the Cotesia glomerata isolate CgM1 unplaced genomic scaffold, MPM_Cglom_v2.3 scaffold_1841, whole genome shotgun sequence genome. Coding sequences within it:
- the LOC123274016 gene encoding uncharacterized protein LOC123274016, with the translated sequence METRHVPHSPSTSTEETNVTTVLKPILVDKQLSEPSSPTSKTIRYTKQQKPRQIYRGYSDLGSRVKKRVTLSSITSNLVHLDEASTERSSSVYSTTSLPPSREDGVIIIVPTLPDRTESLSSTHQKSSLNGDFGKFLYSLYIITSNITLT